The following are from one region of the Advenella mimigardefordensis DPN7 genome:
- a CDS encoding CGNR zinc finger domain-containing protein: MRTEYPDFRLGSVLATSFTGTLSERCGDPIERIPTPQRFIDWLAEYGLNVETCTTDQYNRARELREAIHAAATAAANGEPLPAHAVLSINKFSAAGKAAAFLTREGRRQWKLGSASRVDDALGVIAADAISILAGERDGKLALCASPSCQAAFFDTSQSRSRRWCDMGTCGNKEKKARFIANRRKKTRAGE; this comes from the coding sequence ATGCGTACTGAATATCCTGATTTTCGCCTCGGTAGTGTGTTGGCAACCAGCTTTACCGGGACGTTGTCCGAGCGTTGTGGTGATCCTATCGAGCGTATTCCTACACCGCAGCGGTTTATCGATTGGCTCGCGGAATATGGTCTGAATGTGGAGACGTGTACGACTGATCAGTACAATCGCGCGCGGGAACTACGAGAGGCTATTCATGCCGCTGCAACGGCTGCGGCGAACGGCGAGCCGCTGCCTGCACATGCTGTTCTGAGCATCAATAAATTTAGCGCTGCGGGTAAGGCTGCAGCGTTTCTTACACGCGAAGGTAGACGTCAGTGGAAGCTGGGATCGGCATCCCGTGTGGACGATGCTCTGGGTGTGATCGCCGCCGATGCAATCAGCATTCTGGCAGGCGAACGAGATGGCAAATTAGCCTTGTGTGCCTCACCAAGCTGCCAGGCGGCATTCTTCGATACCAGCCAAAGTCGTAGCCGCAGATGGTGCGATATGGGTACCTGTGGAAATAAGGAGAAGAAAGCGCGGTTTATTGCAAATCGGCGGAAAAAAACAAGGGCGGGGGAGTAA